The Myotis daubentonii chromosome 9, mMyoDau2.1, whole genome shotgun sequence genome has a segment encoding these proteins:
- the MMP8 gene encoding neutrophil collagenase: protein MSSLKVLPLLLLFHTQLFKAFPVSSQPKGEKYIEVVQNYLEKFYQLPKDIYQSERKNSASVIVEKLKEMQQFFGLTVTGKPNAETLEMMQKPRCGVPDAGEFMLTPGYPRWKHTNLTYRIINYTPQLSEDDVEAAIKKAFQVWSDVSPLSFTKASQGEADINIAFVQRAHGDNSPFDGPNGILAHAFQPGQGIGGDAHFDAEETWTKTSENYNLFLVAAHEFGHSLGLSHSSDPGALMYPNYAFSETSTYLLPQDDINGIQAIYGPSDNPIQPTGPSTPIACDPRLTFDAITTLRGEILFFKDKYFWRRHPQLRRVELNFISLFWPSLPTGIQAAYEDSDRDLVFLFKGNQYWALNGYDIQQGYPKDISNYGFPSNVQAIDAAVSYRTKTYFFVNNQFWRYDNERQSMEPGYPKSIASTFQGIDSRVDAVFQENDFFLFFSGPRYYAFNLNGRRVTRVDRSIRWLNCR, encoded by the exons ATGTCCAGTCTGAAGGTGCTCCCACTTCTGCTCTTATTCCACACGCAGCTCTTCAAGGCCTTTCCAGTATCTTCTCAAcccaaaggagaaaaatatatagaagttGTTCAG AATTACCTGGAGAAGTTCTACCAGTTACCCAAGGACATCTATCAGTCTGAAAGGAAGAACAGTGCCAGTGTGATTGTTGAAAAGCTTAAGGAAATGCAGCAATTCTTCGGGTTGACCGTGACGGGGAAGCCCAATGCGGAAACTCTGGAGATGATGCAAAAGCCTCGCTGTGGAGTGCCCGACGCTGGTGAATTTATGTTGACCCCAGGATACCCCAGGTGGAAACACACTAACCTGACCTACAG GATTATTAACTACACCCCACAATTGTCAGAGGATGATGTGGAAGCAGCTATTAAGAAAGCCTTTCAAGTCTGGAGTGACGTATCACCCCTGAGCTTCACCAAGGCCTCACAGGGAGAAGCAGACATCAACATTGCCTTTGTCCAAAGAG ctCATGGTGACAACTCTCCGTTTGATGGGCCCAATGGAATCCTTGCCCACGCCTTCCAGCCTGGCCAAGGAATTGGAGGAGATGCTCATTTTGATGCAGAAGAAACATGGACCAAAACCTCTGAAA ATTACAACTTGTTTCTTGTTGCTGCCCACGAATTTGGCCATTCCTTGGGGCTCTCTCACTCTTCTGACCCCGGTGCCCTGATGTATCCCAACTACGCCTTCAGCGAAACCAGCACCTACTTGCTCCCTCAAGATGACATCAATGGCATTCAGGCCATCTATG gaCCTTCAGACAACCCTATCCAGCCAACGGGACCAAGCACACCCATCGCCTGTGACCCCCGCCTGACATTTGATGCTATCACCACACTCCGTGGAGAAATACTGTTCTTTAAAGACAA GTACTTCTGGAGAAGGCACCCTCAGCTACGAAGAGTTGAACTCAATTTTATTTCCCTATTCTGGCCATCCCTGCCAACTGGTATACAGGCTGCTTATGAGGATTCTGACAGGGACCTGGTTTTCCTATTTAAAG GCAACCAGTACTGGGCTCTAAATGGCTATGACATTCAGCAAGGTTATCCCAAGGATATATCAAATTACGGGTTCCCAAGCAATGTTCAAGCAATTGATGCAGCCGTTTCCTACAGGACAAAAACATACTTCTTTGTGAATAACCAGTTCTGGAG ATATGATAACGAAAGACAATCCATGGAACCAGGTTATCCCAAAAGCATAGCAAGTACCTTTCAAGGAATAGACAGTAGAGTTGATGCCGTTTTCCAGGAGAATg atttcttccttttcttcagtGGACCAAGATATTATGCATTTAATCTGAATGGTCGTAGAGTCACTAGGGTTGACAGAAGCATTCGATGGCTCAATTGTAGATAG